DNA from Saliniramus fredricksonii:
ATGTTCCGTTTCCTGAATATGGAAAAAAGGTAAATCTGCTCGGAATTATACTTAACAGAACGTTCACCCGGCGCGTTGCGATGCTTTGATGCGATACCGGATTTTATTCGGATTCCGCGCGCAACCGGAAGGTGTCGCCTTCCAGGTCGAGCGAAACGGCCATGCCTGATGCGCGGGCGACGAGGCCCGCATAGTAGAACTGGATCCCGTGCGCGTCGACACTGTCATTCTCCGGCTCGCCGTCGAGCAGCGCCTGCGCATGCGGCGGGATCCGGGCATTCTTGCCGGTGGCGGCGATCAGGAAGGTGGAGGCGCTCTCGTCGCCGGTGATGGTGACCTCGATCTCGCCGCCGCGCGGAATGCCCTGCGCGGCCATGACCAGGAGATTGAGCAGGAGCTTGACGCGGTTCTTCGGCAAAAGCTGGCGCTCTGCATTCCAGACGAGGCGCGTCTTGTCGTCGTGGAAGAAACCCTTGGCGACCTGTTCGGCATCACCGGTATCGATCGCGGCGCCCGCAGAACCCGCAGCCCCGAAGGCGATGCGGGCGAATTGCAGCCGCGCCGAGGCCTGCCGTGCGCTCTTGCGGATCAGATCAAGAGCGAAATCCTTCATGCCGGGATCGCTCTCGTCCTCCATCACCTCGAGCCCGTTGACGATTGCCCCGACCGGGCTGATCACATCGTGGCAGACCCGCGAGCACAACAGCGCGGCGAGATCGAGGGAATCGAGATCGAGCTTGGCCATGAAACATGTCTCCGATGGCGCCCCGGCAACATGCGCGAATCACGCGCAAGGACGTACCGGTTGTTCCCTAACCGGCTTCGCGCCCCTTGAAAAGCCTCGATTGCACCGTCAAAGGCGCGCCATCTGCTCGCGGCTCTTGCGCCAGACCCGTTCTGCGCGGGCTGCAGCGTCGGGATCATCGAGAAAGGCGTCGCGCGCGGCACGCGTGTGAAACAGGTACAGCCGTCCGTCGACGATCGCGGCGATCCGCGCCTGCGCCTCGACCATGCGCCCTTCCGTCATGGCGAGAGCATCGTTGCCACCCAGGCGCGGGGCGTAGATGTCGGGTCGCGACAGGAAGGCGGCGCGGTTCGCCGCATTGGAGAACCGCCAGGCGTGACCGTTCCAGACGGCTTCATGCACCGCATCGCCAGGGCGAGGGGGGCCGCTCATGAAATAGGTGACCGGGTCGAAACCCTCCAGCGCGATCCCGGCATGATCATGTCGGCGCACCCCTTGCTGCGCTCCCACGAGCGGCGGCAGCAGGGCCAGGCGCGCCGCACCGGCATCGGTCGAATCGGGGCTGGCGGCACGGGCATCCGCTGCGGATACCGGCAGAGCCAGCAACAGCGCGAGCCCGGCGATCCGGGCGCCGTGGCGCAGAAGGCACGCCCGTGATGCACCCGTCGATCCTGCCTTTGCGGAGAATGCCGTCACCTCGCATGAGGGCGAGCCGCTTTTGCGCGTTAACGCCATGTTACCCTTCTTGGTTAAAGCTTGGTTTCGCGGACGGAACACATCTCCGCCGGCTGGGGGTTGTAGCGCTCCGGGGATGAAACCGGAGTTCAGATAATCATTCGAATTGTCACTATCGGGCGATTCGACATAGCGAGCAGGAGATCGCGCATGCGCTCAATCGGTTTCATGATGCGCCCGGCCATCGCGCTCGGGAGCCGCAGCGTCCTGCGCTTCGTGCTGCCGGCAATCGTCGCCCTGATGATCGCCGGGCCGTTCGCCGCTGCGGGCATCGCACAACAGAACACGTTACCGCCTCCTGGCCAGCCCGGCAGCGGTGTCGCACCCACCCCCCGCGATGCTCCCGAAAAATTCGAATCCCAGGAGATCATCGAACAGGGCCATGCCTTTTT
Protein-coding regions in this window:
- the chpT gene encoding histidine phosphotransferase ChpT — encoded protein: MAKLDLDSLDLAALLCSRVCHDVISPVGAIVNGLEVMEDESDPGMKDFALDLIRKSARQASARLQFARIAFGAAGSAGAAIDTGDAEQVAKGFFHDDKTRLVWNAERQLLPKNRVKLLLNLLVMAAQGIPRGGEIEVTITGDESASTFLIAATGKNARIPPHAQALLDGEPENDSVDAHGIQFYYAGLVARASGMAVSLDLEGDTFRLRAESE
- a CDS encoding YHS domain-containing (seleno)protein, with product MALTRKSGSPSCEVTAFSAKAGSTGASRACLLRHGARIAGLALLLALPVSAADARAASPDSTDAGAARLALLPPLVGAQQGVRRHDHAGIALEGFDPVTYFMSGPPRPGDAVHEAVWNGHAWRFSNAANRAAFLSRPDIYAPRLGGNDALAMTEGRMVEAQARIAAIVDGRLYLFHTRAARDAFLDDPDAAARAERVWRKSREQMARL